CGCAGCCTACTTCAGCGGACTTCGCTGTCCTGAGAAATTCCACTCCGGAGGTGTAGGCGATGACATCATAGCCCGCGGTTTTGAGCCCGAAGCTTGCCGCCTTGCGGATGCTCTCCTCGTCGTCGACCAGATGAATGATGCGTCTATCCCCCATGTTCCTCCTCCGCCCGCGCGTGGATCAGCGTGAAGCGAAAGCACGTGCCGCCTCGGTCGGAGCGCTCCATCCAGATGCGGCCGCCATGTGCTTCGATGATCGTCCGGCAGATCGAGAGGCCAAGGCCCATGCCGTCGGCCTTCGTCGATGTGAACGCCATGAACAGTTGTTCGCGAATTTCTTCCGCGATCCCGGGGCCGGTATCCTCCACCGTAACCTCGACAAGGCCGTCGGCACGCAAACTCGTCGCGACTTTGAGGTCGCGGATCGATGATTCTGCCATGGCCTCAACGGCGTTGCGCATCAGGTTTACGAGCACCTGCTGGATCTGCACCCTGTCGATGAGGACCGGCGTGGCTGCGGGGTCGATTGCGAAGAAGCTACGGATGCCCCGCTCGCGCGCGCCGACCAGTGCCAGTTGGCTTGCCTCGGTGATGACTTGCGGCAGGTCGTGCAAACTCTTGTCGACCTCACCGCGTGCGACGAAGTCGCGGAGGCGCCGGACGATGTGGCCAGCGCGCAGCGTCTCCTGAGCGGCATCGTCCATTACGGACCGAAGAGAGACGAATGGCTCATCATCCTGGACAGCGAGCATGTCCCGAATGGTTTCGAGATAGAGCGCCACTGCGGCGAGCGGCTGATTGAGTTCATGAGCAAGCGTGGAGGCCATCGTACCCATCGCGCTCAACCGCGAGACATGAACCAACTCCGCTTGCAGTTCCTTGAGCCTGAGCTCATCCTGCTCCTTGGCGGTGAGATCCCGGATGAACCCTGTGAAAAGCCGCTGGCCCTCTTCACCGGCCTCGCCGACCGACAACTGCATCGGGAAGGTCGAGCCGTCGCGGCGCTGACCCACAACGACGCGGCCCAGACCGATGATCCGGCGCTCGCCCGTCTGCAGATAATGCGCGATGTATTCGTCGTGCCGGTCGCGGTCGGGCTGAGGCATAAGACAGGAGACATTTTGCCCGACGAGCTCGGCTTCCGAATAGCCGAACATGCGCTGGGCAGCAGCGCTGAACGAGGTGATGACGCCGGCCTCGTCGATTATTATCATTGCATCAGGTACGGTCGCCAGGATCGATTGCAGATGCTGCTCGCGCGTTTCGTTTGAAGCCCGGACCGCCGCCTCGTCGGTGACATCCCGGCTGATGCAGGCAAAGCCTCGATGGGCGTCGTCTTCGAACAGCGCAGTGATGGTCAATCGCGCAAGGTATTCCGAGCCGTTCTCGCAGACTCGCCAGGCTTCACGCTCCAGAGTGCCTTCGCGCAGAGCGGCGTCCAAGTCGGCGCGGGGCCGTCCTGCCGTTATCTCGTCTGGCGGGTAGAACAGGTCGTGGGGCTGTCCCAGAACGCGATCGAGCGGCCAGCATTCGGCACGCTCGCCTTCTTCATTATAGCTCAGCACGATCCCGGAAGGATCGAGCAGCGTCAGGACGTGGCCGCCAGCCTGTCGCAGGAACAGCGGCGCAAGCCGCGCTACGTCGCTTGCAATCTCGTCCGCCCCGCGCCTCGTGTCGACCATCGGCCGGCTCACATACCTGGCCGGGCGCACGTATCCGGGCGTAGCCCGACCGTGCCACTCAGCGCCGCGCGAGTATGGCCTTCATCTCGTCGATTTCCTGCCGCTGCGAGCGCTTGATCGATTCGCAAAGCCGGATGACTTCCGGATCGCTGAGCTTTGCTTCCTGGCACATCAGGATCGCCCCGGAATGGTGCGGGATCATCGAGCGCAGAAAGGCCGTGTCGCCGATCGTGGTCTGGGTGCGGATGAGTGCAAAGCTGCCGAAGAAGGCGACCAGCGACGCGGCGATCAGCGCGATGTTGGCGGCCTTCGACGCGAACATGTGCCGCATGGCGAGGATCATCAGCACCACCATCGGCGCGACCATCATCAGCGTCATGTAGAGCATGTTGAGGTTGTTGTAGAAGCTGTCGAGCCCGTCGATCATGACGAACATCACCAGATACATGATGACGCCGCTGATGACGGTCTGAACGGCAAGGCTCCAATAGGCGCCCATCTTCCGGGTGTTCATGTGGGACGAATGGTCCATGGCGTATCTCCTTCGCTCGGCGCCGGCCGACCTGGGTATGAGTGTAACGCCCCGCTCTCTTGTTCGCCCCCGCCATCAGCCGTCCTGATGCTAAAACCAGAAGCGAACGCCGGCGACGAAGCTGGTGGCATGGACGTCCTCGCCCGCAAGCCTCGACAGCCGCGCCGTGTCTCCGGCTTTGCGCAGATAGGAAACGCCGATGTAAGGCGCGAACTGGCGGCTGAATTCGTAGCGCAGGCGCGCGCCGAGCTCTATGTTGACCAGCCCCGAACCGATGTCGTTCTCCGGAATATCCTGTGCGGCGAAATTGACCTCGGCGCGCGGCTGGAGGATCAGGCGCTGGGTGATGCGCTGGTCGTAATAGCCCTCGACCCGGCCCAGAACATCGCCCTTGGTCGAGAGGAACAGCGCGCCTTCGACCTCGAACATGCCAGGAGCCAGGCCCTCGACGCCGATCGTCGCGTAGGTGCGGTCGGGCCCGCGGCCGAAGTCCTGGCGGATACCGCCCTGAAGATTGAAATAGGGGTCGATGGCCCGGCTGTAGAGCACCTGCACCTCGGCGCTGTCGATGCCGCGGCCGAACTCGCCTTCGCCCTCGCTCTTGAGCCAGAGCCGGTTGATGTCGCCGCCGTAAAAGCCTTCGCCATCCCAGCGATAGCCATCGCGGCCGCTATGCGCCTGATACTCGAACAGGTTGAGCAGCATTTGCCCGAAATTGTTGCCGCCGCTATCCTTCATCATGATGTCGCGCGAGCGCGCCATCTCGCCGCCGGGAAAATCACGATCGGCGAAGTGGTCGCTTGGGGGAGGCGGCGGGGGCGCATTGCCGGCCGGAAGCGCCGTGCCGGTCATTTGCATGCCGGGCATGGCGGGCATTCCCGGCATCGTTGTCTGGCCATGCTGCGAATGGTCCATACCCGGCATCTCCGGCATCGCGGGAGACGCGGGTTGCGGCTGACCGGCCGCATCTCCCTGCGGCGCAGGACTGGCCTGGTGCTGCGAATGGTCCATCGCCGAGGTGGCGTCCGGCGCTGGTGTCTGAGCGCGCGGCCTGGCGGCGGCCTTGTCCTTCTTCTTCTCCTGCGCCGGCGCCACTTCGCCCGGCGGCGCCATGCCGGGCATGCCGTGCATCGAATGATCCTGGGCAAAGGCGGGCGCGGCAGCGAAAAGGGCGATCGCGCTCACCAGCGGCGTGAGGATGCGGGTCATTACGCGTCTCCCTTCGGACGGACGCTCACGACCCGCATCATCCCTGCATGCATGTGGTAGAGGAGATGACAGTGGAAGGCCCAGTCGCCGACCGCGTCGGCGGTGAAGTCCCAGGTCACCTTGCCGCCGGGCTGGACGATCACCGTATGCTTGCGCGGCGCATGATCGCCATGCCCCGTCACCAGCTCGAAAAAATGCCCGTGAATATGGATCGGATGCCCCATCATCGTGTCGTTGATGAGATTGACGCGCACCCGCTCGCCTTCGATGAAGGGGATCGGCTCGTGATGGTCCGACATTTTTTCGCCGTCGAACGACCACATGAACCGCTCCATGTTGCCGGTGAGGTGAATGTCGATGCTGCGGCTCGGCGCGCGCACGTCCGGATTGCGATCGAGCGCCATCAGGTCCCTGTAGACAAGCACCTTGTGGCCGACGTCGGCGAGGCCCTGGCCGGGCTCGCCGGTGCGGTCTACGGGCATCGGCGAGATGGTCTGGACGCTCGGGTCGCGCTTCACCTGCGGCGCGTTCGAGAAGTCGCGCATCTTCATCGAGCCCATCGCGTGCCCGCCATGATCCATGCCCGCCATCTGGCCATCGGCGCCCATCGCGCCGTGGTCCATGCCGGCCATCGATCCATGATCCATCCCCGAATGATCCATGCCTGCCATGGCGCTATTGTCCATGGTCGCCATCGCTGCCGCCGCGCCGGTCGCGAGGCGCGCGGACGCGTTCTTCTCGGCCGTCGGATCGACGCCCCGCATAGCGCCGCCCGACATGTCCATGCCTTCCATGCCCGGCATCGAGGACATGTCCATGCCCATGTCCTTCATGTCGGCGAGCGGCCGTTTGCGTAAGGGGGGAACCTCGCCGGCCATGCCGGCGCGCGGCGCGAGCGTGGCACGCGCCATGCCCGAGCGGTCGATCGCCTCGCCGACAAGGGTGTAGGCCTTGTCATCGCCTGGGCTGACAACGACGTCGTAGGTCTCGGCAACACCAATCTGGAACTCGTCGACGGTGACCGGCACCACATTCTGCCCGTCGGCCTGGACGATGGTCAGCGGCAGGCCGGGGATGCGGACGTTGAAGGTGGTCATCGCCGACGCATTGATGACCCGCAGCCGCACCCGTTCGCCCGGGGTGAAGAGCGCGGTCCAGTTGTCCATCGGACCATGGCCGTTGACGAGATAGGTGTAGGTGGATCCGGTCACATCGGAGATGTCGGCCGGGTCCATCCGCATCTGGCCCCAGTCGAGCCGGTCTTTGAGCGGCTGATCCTTGCCCGACAGGAGCCCGGCCAGGGTCTGGCGCTGGAAATTGAAATGGCCGGGGTTGACCTTGAGGCGCCGGAAGATCGCCTGCGGCGAGAGCGCGCTGTGATCGGCGAGCACGATGACATGCTCGCGGTCATAGGCGACCGGATCGGCACCGGCGGGATCGATGATGATCGGGCCGTAATGGCCTTCCTGTTCCTGCAGGCCTGAATGGCTGTGGTACCAGTAGGTGCCGCTTTGCACGACGGAGAACTGGTAGAGGTAGTTCGAGCCCGGCTTGATGCCCGGAAAAGACACGCCCGGCACACCGTCCATATTGGCCGGCAGGATCAGCCCGTGCCAGTGGATCGAGCTGTCCTCCTCCAGCTGATTGACGACGTTGAGCCGCACGCGCTGGCCCTCGCGCAGCCGGATCAGCGGGGCGGGGACCGTGCCGTTGAGGCCGATTGCCCGGAACTTGCGCCCGTCGATGGTCATCGACTGCCGGGCGATGGTGAGCGTGATGTCTTCGCCCGCCACGGTCGGCAGCGTCGGGCGCATCCCCGGCGAGATCGTCTGCGCCCAGGCCGGCAGCCAGGCTGACAGTGCGGCGCCACCACCGGCGAGGGCCGCTCCGCGAAGGAACTGGCGGCGGTCGAGAGCAGATATCATTCGGTTGTCTCAGCTTTAAGAAAGAGGGCGGACCTATTGGGAATACGCAGCATGGCCTCATCCCCCTCAAACTTTCTTTAATATTTCCGAAAGGCGTGCCCTAGCTCGATAGAGGCGCGTTTCGACCGCCTTCTGGCTGATCCCGAGAATTTCGGCGGTTTCAGCTTCCGATTTCTCGTCGATCGTACGCAAAATAAGCGTGTCCTTGAGGGAAGACGGCAGGGCAGCAATCGCTTTCATTGCTTGCGCGAGCTGCTGTTCGGCCCCGATCGCCTGATCGGGCAGCGGTGCGTCGTCGGCGACGCCGTCCGCCTCGCCGAGCGGTAGGGCTAGGGCAAAGAAATTTCGAACCGCTCGCCGACGCCGCCAGTCATGGCATTTGTTGATGACAATCCGGGACATCCAGACCTGGAAGGGTCGGGTTACGTCATAGCGGTTGAGTGCGGCAAAGGCCGCGACGAAGCTCGCCTGGGTGACATCCAATGCCTCATCCATAGATCCGACATGGCTGCGCACGAGCCGGTGAACCCAACCTTGATGCCGGCGGACCAGCTCGCCATAGGCCGCTTGCCGGCCTCCAAGCGCCAGAGCCGCGAGCTCCCCGTCCGAGCAGTCGGGGAGGCACGCGGTCATTCGGATTTGGCCGTCAGCGCTTTCACCACGGCGTCGTCGAATTTGTCCGTCTGATCCGGGCGCAGCACGGCCCGCATCGCGAAGATATGCTCAAGTGTTTCTTTCTGCAGCGCGCCCATGGCCTGGTGCGAGCGATCCACCGCAGTTGCGACTTGCGGGCCATAGCCATGCTCCGCTTCGATCGCTTCCGCGAGACGCGCATTGTCGGCGCGCAATTCGGCCTCCAGCGCTTGACGCCGGATCGCGTAGTTCTTCTCGATTGTCTCGAGTCGGCTGTGTTGCGCTGAATTCAGCTTCAGATCGCGATGGAGCAGCTCGTGCAGCTCATTTTCGACCGGGCGCACTGGAACCACATAGACGCGGCCAATGACAACGCCAGCGATCGCCGCGGCGAAGGTCACCAGGACGAGGAGCAGGAGCCGGCGGCGGTCGCGCATCACTGCGAGCTCAGCAGCGTCGAGGGCGCAAGCGCGAGCCGAGCATCGAAGGGCGATAGCGGTTTGGCATCAGCAGACCGTGTCGGAACTGCCGAGCCGGCAATTCCGATGAACAGCGCGGTTGCGGCCGCGATGCCGAACGTCATAGCGCCAAGGCTTGGTATGGCCCGGATGCGCGCTATTTCCGCCATGACCCGGCTTTCCAGGCCGCCGAGCCTGGGATCGAGAGGCGCATCGCGCAACCGCGAGAGCAGGTGGTCAAGTTCATCCATGGTGCTTCTCCGTCTTCATCCTTCAATACGCACGATGGTCCAGGAACCCTTGCTGTAGATTGAAAAGAATAATTGCGAGGGGTGGGGGCTCGGGCTGCGTATTGTCTCATGGGATCTACAGGAGAATGTTCCAATGCGTTTCTTTTCGCCTCTCGCAGTTATCGCCGCCGTCGGCCTGAGTGTTTCTGCTCCGGCCTACGCGCATCCCAAGCTTGTGTCCTCGACGCCCGCCGCGAACGCCAGCGTCTCGGCGCCTTCGCGTATCACGCTCACCTTCAGTGAAGGTCTGATGCCGAAGCTGTCGGGCGCCGAGATCGTGATGACCGGCATGCCCGGCATGCCCAACCACCGCATGGCGGTTACCGGCTTCAAGACGGCCGTCGAAGGCGGCAAGACGCTCGTGCTGGCGCTCGACAAGCCGCTCATGGCAGGCAGCTATCAGGTCGCCTGGCACGTCGTCTCGACCGACACGCACCGCATCCAGGGAAATCTCGCCTTTACCGTCAAGTGAAGCCATGAACGACGTGGCACTCGTCGCCGTCCGCTGGGCACTCTACGTCGATCTCGGCCTGCTGTTCGGCCTGCCGCTGTTCGCGCTCTATGCGCCTGGCGGCGGCCGGATCGTTCAGCGGCATATGCCGATGGCGGCAATGGTGGCCTGTCTCGCCTGTCTCGCCCTCTTGCTGTCGGCGCTGGGGTTCGCGTTGCAGGCTGCGGCCATGACCGGCCTGCCGCTCACCCAGCCTGATCTATCCATGGTCGCAGACCTCATCAACGGCACGTCCATGGGAACGGCGCTGAAGGCGCGTCTTGTCGCGCTTCTTGTTCTTCTGCTCTGCATCCCCTTCTATCGCCGGCAATCCCGTCCTGTCTTTATCGCGTCCACTCTGGCAGGCGCGGTCGCGCTCGCGACCCTCGCCTGGAGCGGGCATGGCGCGGCCGGCGAAGGCGAGGCGGGCTGGCTGCAACTGGGGGCCGATCTCATCCATCTGCTCGCCGCGGGCGCCTGGGTCGGCGCGCTTGCCGCATTCCTTGCGCTGGTTCTTACCAGGCTCGCAACCGATGATCTCGCCACTGAAGACATGGACCGGGTCATGCTCGCCGAGGAAGCGCTGCGGGGCTTCTCCCTCGTCGGCACGATCATCGTCGCCCTGCTGATCCTGACCGGGACGGTGAACGGCTGGTTCCTGGTCGGCCCGGGCAACATCGCGTCTCTCGGGCAGTCGACCTACGGCCTGCTGCTCATCGCCAAGCTGCTGCTCTTCGCCGGCATGCTGGGCCTGGCCGCGCTCAACCGTTACCGCCTGACCCCGGCACTGGCGCAGGCGATCGAGGAAGAGGACGCGCCCCGGGCGCAGGCGCTGTTGCGGGCGAGCCTCGTCGTCGAAGGCGGTCTTGCGATCGTCATTCTCGGGCTGGTCGCCTGGCTGGGGACACTGTCGCCACCCATGTCGATGTAGTTTATCGTTTCGAACGCCTCGCGTTGGGAGAAGCCAATGCAATCGTACACCCCGCCGCGCGGGACTGGATCGACGAAAGACTATGATCGCGCGATCCGCCTGTGGGCGCGGGAGAAGCGGTGGCGTGCCGCCATGCTTGCCATGCTGCGCCCGGATTGGCGCCTGGTAATCGCCGATTATGGCCGCCAGCACGGGTCTCATGCGGCTCGCCTTCCGCCTGACCGTGCAGCGGCTCGATGGCATCGACGATACCCAGCCCAATGCCGACGGCGTGCTCCCCGGCCTGATGGCGGCCAAGCGAACGGGCCCGCCGATTTGGCCGCTTAGGCGATTACGTATTGACCCTGACACGGTGTCAGACCCTAGATCGTCAGGCGTCGAAAGGAGCGAGGCGATGAACGAGACACATGGAGCGGCGCATGGCGGCGGTTGCTGCGGCGGCCACGGCACCGCTAAAGCGGCGACCGGCGTCAAGGACCCGGTCTGCGGCATGACCGTCGACCCGGCGACCACGGCGCATCACGCCGAGCATAGCGGTGAAAGCTATCATTTCTGCAGCGCGGGCTGCCGGACCAAATTCATCGCCGATCCCGAGCGCTATCTCGGCCCGCCGACGCCGCCGGTCGCGGCGCCCGAAGGCACGATCTGGACCTGCCCGATGCATCCCGAGATCCGCCAGGACCATCCCGGGTCCTGTCCGATCTGCGGCATGGCGCTCGAACCCGCGACCGTGACCGCCGACAGCGGCCCCAGCCACGAGCTAGTCGATTTCACGCGGCGCTTCTGGGTCGGCCTCGTGCTGGCTCTCCCGGTGCTGATCCTCGAGATGGGCGCGCATGTCTTTCCCGCGATCCATCGCCTCGTGCCGATGTCTATCTCGGTATGGATCCAGTTCGTGCTGGCGACACCCGTCGTGCTGTGGGCGGGCTGGCCGTTCTTCGAGCGTGGCTGGGCCTCGCTCAAGACCCGCAACTTCAACATGTTCACCCTGATCGCGATGGGGACCGGGGTCGCCTGGATCTACAGCGTCATCGCGACGCTCGCGCCTCAGCTGTTCCCGCCGGCCTTCCGCGGCGAGGACGGCATGGTTGCCGTCTATTTCGAGGCGGCCGCGGTGATCACCGTCCTCGTGCTGCTCGGCCAGATGCTCGAACTGCGCGCGCGGGAACGCACCTCGGGCGCGATCAAGGCGCTGCTCAACCTTGCACCAAAGACCGCGCGCCGGATCGGTTCTGATGGGAACGAAGAGGAAATCAGCCTTGATCTGGTTGCGGTGGGCGACCGCCTGCGGGTGCGGCCGGGCGAGAAGGTGCCGGTCGACGGCGTAGTCGAGGACGGCCGCTCCTCGCTCGACGAGTCGATGGTCACCGGCGAATCCATGCCCGTCACCAAGGCAAAGGCCGACACAGTGATCGGCGGCACGCTCAACCAGACCGGTGCGCTGGTGATCGTCGCCGACAAGGTCGGCCGCGATACCATGCTCGCACGCATCGTCCAGATGGTCGCTGAGGCGCAGCGCTCGCGCGCGCCGATCCAGCGCATGGCCGATCAGGTGTCGGGCTGGTTTGTGCCCGTGGTCATCGCGGTCGCGGCCGTCGCGTTCATCGCCTGGGGCATCTGGGGTCCCGAGCCGCGCTTCGCCTATGGGCTGGTGGCGGCGGTCGCCGTGCTGATCATCGCCTGTCCCTGCGCACTGGGGCTGGCAACGCCGATGTCGATCATGGTCGGGGTCGGCCGCGGCGCCGGGCTCGGTGTCCTCATCAAAAATGCCGAAGCACTCGAGCATATGGAGAAGGTCGACACTCTCGTCGTCGACAAGACAGGCACGCTGACCGAAGGCCGGCCTGCCGTCACCCAGGTCGTGCCGGCGCCCGGCTTCGACGAAGCCGAGCTGCTGCGTCTTGCCGCCTCGGTCGAGCGGGCGTCCGAGCATCCGCTCGCGCTGGCGATCGTCGAGGCCGCCAAGGATCGCGGCATCGCCACGAGCGACGTCACCGACTTCGACTCGCCGACCGGGCGCGGCGCGCTCGGCACTGTCGATGGCTGCAGGATCGTTCTCGGCAACGCGCGGTTCCTCGGTGACGAGGGCGTCGCCACCGAGGCGCTCGCCGACCAGGCCGACGCGCTGCGCCGGGATGGCGCCACCGCGATCTTCATCGGGGTCGACGGCACAGTCGGCGGCGCCTTCGCGATCGCCGATCCGGTGAAGGCCACGACACCAGAAGCGCTCGCCACGCTCAAGGCGGAGGGCATTCGCGTGGTCATGCTGACAGGCGACAACCGCACGACGGCGGAAGCGGTCGCCCGGCGTCTGGGCATCGACGAGGTGGAGGCCGAGGTGCTGCCCGATCAGAAGAGCGCCGTGGTCGCGAAGTTCAAGCGCGAGGGGCGGGTGGTCGCCATGGCCGGCGACGGTGTCAACGACGCCCCCGCGTTGGCCGCCGCCGACGTCGGCATCGCCATGGGTTCCGGCACCGACGTCGCGATCGAGAGCGCTGGCGTCACGCTGCTCAAGGGCGACCTGACTGGCATCGTCCGGGCGCGGCGGCTCAGCCAAGCGACCATGTCGAACATCCGCCAGAATCTCGTCTTCGCCTTCATCTACAATGTCGCGGGCGTGCCCGTAGCGGCGGGTGCGCTCTATCCGCTGTTCGGTATTCTGCTCTCGCCCATTATCGCGGCGGCGGCGATGGCGCTCTCTTCGGTGAGCGTGGTCACCAACGCGCTGCGCCTCAACCGGAAAGCACTGTGAACATCGGCGAGACGTCACGGCAGAGCGGCGTCTCTGAGCGGATGATCCGCCATTATGAAAAGATCGGCCTCATCCCGGCGCCGGCGCGTCGGGGTGCTGGCTATCGTGACTATGGCGAGCGCGACCTCCATCGCCTCCGGTTTATCGCCAATGCCCGCGATCTCGGCTTCCCGATCGAGGAGATCCGCACGTTGCTCAGCCTTTGGGCCGATACCGGCCGTGCCAGCGCGGAGGTGAAGCGGCTTGCCCTTGCCCGCGCCGATGAGTTTCAGCGCAAAGCCGAGGCGTTGACGGCGCTGCGCGACACGCTAATCGACCTGGCCGAGCGCTGCCAAGGCGACGAGCGGCCGGATTGTCCGATCATCGCCGAACTGGCCGCGGCCCGATCCGCATAGCATCCGGCATCGCACGGCCGAGAATTTTAGGGGTGCCCGTTTTCGGTCGATTCGTGCAGGTCGACGGCGAAAGCGATCCGCAACAGGTCGGGCAGGCTTTGCGCGTTGAGTTTGATCATCAGACTGGCCCGATGCAGCTCGACCGTGCGCGACGTGACGCCGAGTTCATCTGCGATAAGGCTATTTGGATAGCCTCGCGAAATTCCTCTCAGAACGGCCCGTTCGCGCTGCGTCAGTCTCGCGGCTTTCGAAAGAGCGTCGGCCTGTTCGGAGGCACGACGGGCTATACTCTCAAGCCAGCTGAAGCCGCGGTCGATCGCGCCGAGCAAAGCGGCCTTCTCGACCGGTTTGGCGAGAAAGTCGGCAGCGCCCGCCTTCATCGCCTGTACGGCGAGCGTAGGATCGCCATTGCCCGTCAGCACCACGACGGGCATGTCGATACCGCGTCGCGTCAGCTCCGCCTGAACCTGCAGGCCGTCCATGTCGGGCATGTGCATGTCGAGAACCACGCAGCCTTTCTCGGCGTCCTCTGCGCTCAACAGAAACTCCGGCCCCGAAGCGTAGGCTTCTACGGCAAACCCTGCGGTCCGCAACGTGAAACTTAGTGCTTTTCGTATTGTCTCTTCGTCATCGACGATATGCACGACGCGCTTGTTCCCCATAGCCCCCGAGATCGATCAATACGCAGTGCCGCGAGGGCAGCGCTTCAAGGGATACTTCTCTGCACGTTGGACTATGGTCCCAGGTCAAGAGTAAAAATTTGGCGAGGCAAAACGGCGAAGGACAGCGAAACTGTGAGGGTTCGGCTACTCCGCTCACACCAATGCCGCGGTCGCTGCGGCTCATTGCCGGGTCTCTGCTCCGGACGATGCATGCGAGTTGCCCGCGCCGCCCTCGGCGCGATCGAGCCATCGCTACGCTTCCATCACATCGTCGACCGGCAGCGGGTTACTGGCGCCCGGCGGGCGAGGGGGCGGGTTGGCCCTTGACGGCTGCGCGATCGGACGCCCAGGATAGCAGGGTGGCGCGCTTTACTTCGGGCTCAAGCTTCAGGTGCCCAGCAACGTCGAGGGGATCGATGAACGAGCGTGTGTGCGACACGACATATCCTCCTTCCCTGCCGCGATTTTCTCCGAAAGGGAGATCTCAGGAGATTGGTTCGGACTCGTTTAGGGTCAATGGATGAGGACGCGCACAGCGTTTGCCGGGCGTTCATTTCCGTCTTAGAACTGACGCGCAGCACGCCATTCAATCCGGTGGCGAACGGCCTCCGCGATCGCTGGCATGACGTCTATATCATTCGACGCATGTGCAACCGCGTTCGTGCTGACGATCCTTTCGACAAGCCCACCCAGAACCTGCGCTGCATCGCCGGCAAAAAGCGGATGCACGACCACGCAATCCGGTCGCGCGAACCCCATGCCGACCAGTTGGCGCGCCGCCTCGGTGAGGGTCCGACCGGATGAGGCGATATCGTCGACCAGCACCGGCTGGCGATCGAGAAACGCTGGGGCATTCGGAATCGAGATGGTGACGTGACGGTCGCCGGATCGGATTTTCTCGCACACGAGAAACGGAGCATCGGCATCGGCCGCCACCTGCGAGACCCACTGTTCGCTTTCCAGGTCCGGACCGATGATCAGCGGGCGAGCGACATTGCGCTTGATCCACGAGGCCAAAAACGGCGCGGCATGAACAACCTGGGTTGGGATGCGGTAGATTTCCGACAATTCATGGTAGCGATGGAGATGCGGATCGACCGTCACCAGCCAGTCGAGATGGCGAGACAGGATCGCAGCAAAGGTTCGCGACGTCACCGCCTCGCCGGCATGGAAGCGTATGTCCTGGCGCATGTAAGCGAGGTAGGGAGCATCGCAGAATCTGGTCGTAAACGTACGCTAAGCCTCAGATTGGCGGTTTTGGGTGCGTAGCGGACGAAAACCGTCTTCCGGCAATTTCATGTCGCTCCAGAGATAGTCGCCGGTCAGGCTGATGTGCTCCCAGCCTAGTGGTGCGGCGTGGCTGAGCAGCATATCGTCAATGTCACGGCCCTGATTCCGGAGATGTTCGGCGGCCCGGCCAAGATAGACCGTGTTCCACAAGATGATCGCCGCCGATACCAGATTGAGGCCCGAGGCCCGGTGGCGCTGATTTTCAAATGTTCGATCGCGCAGCTCGCCGAGCCGGTTGAAGAAAACGGCGCGGGCTAGGGCGTTTCGGGCTTCACCTTTGTTGAGATTGGCGTTGGTGCGGCGGCGCAGATCAATGTCGTCAAGCCAGTCCAACATGAACAAGGTCCGCTCGACCCGCCCGATTTCCCGCAAAGCCCGTGATAGGGAATTTTGCCGGGAATACCCCGCCAGCTTCTTCAGCATGACCGAGGCGCTGACCGTGCCGGTGCGGATCGAAGCCGCCAGATGCAAAACCTCTTTCCAGTCGTCCTCGATGGCCTTCACATTGATGGCTCCGCCGATCAACTGATTGAACGCGGCATATTCGGCTGCGGGTGTCAGGGTATAAAGGCGCCTCTCGCTGAGATCACGAATGCGCGGCGCGAACCGGAATCCGAGCAAATGGCACAGCCCGAACACATGATCGACTGCGCCTGCGGTATCGGTCGCGTGTTCCTTGATGTCGAGCTGGCTC
The window above is part of the Sphingobium sp. MI1205 genome. Proteins encoded here:
- a CDS encoding periplasmic heavy metal sensor; translation: MRDRRRLLLLVLVTFAAAIAGVVIGRVYVVPVRPVENELHELLHRDLKLNSAQHSRLETIEKNYAIRRQALEAELRADNARLAEAIEAEHGYGPQVATAVDRSHQAMGALQKETLEHIFAMRAVLRPDQTDKFDDAVVKALTAKSE
- the copC gene encoding copper homeostasis periplasmic binding protein CopC, which translates into the protein MRFFSPLAVIAAVGLSVSAPAYAHPKLVSSTPAANASVSAPSRITLTFSEGLMPKLSGAEIVMTGMPGMPNHRMAVTGFKTAVEGGKTLVLALDKPLMAGSYQVAWHVVSTDTHRIQGNLAFTVK
- the copD gene encoding copper homeostasis membrane protein CopD, which produces MNDVALVAVRWALYVDLGLLFGLPLFALYAPGGGRIVQRHMPMAAMVACLACLALLLSALGFALQAAAMTGLPLTQPDLSMVADLINGTSMGTALKARLVALLVLLLCIPFYRRQSRPVFIASTLAGAVALATLAWSGHGAAGEGEAGWLQLGADLIHLLAAGAWVGALAAFLALVLTRLATDDLATEDMDRVMLAEEALRGFSLVGTIIVALLILTGTVNGWFLVGPGNIASLGQSTYGLLLIAKLLLFAGMLGLAALNRYRLTPALAQAIEEEDAPRAQALLRASLVVEGGLAIVILGLVAWLGTLSPPMSM
- a CDS encoding heavy metal translocating P-type ATPase, producing the protein MNETHGAAHGGGCCGGHGTAKAATGVKDPVCGMTVDPATTAHHAEHSGESYHFCSAGCRTKFIADPERYLGPPTPPVAAPEGTIWTCPMHPEIRQDHPGSCPICGMALEPATVTADSGPSHELVDFTRRFWVGLVLALPVLILEMGAHVFPAIHRLVPMSISVWIQFVLATPVVLWAGWPFFERGWASLKTRNFNMFTLIAMGTGVAWIYSVIATLAPQLFPPAFRGEDGMVAVYFEAAAVITVLVLLGQMLELRARERTSGAIKALLNLAPKTARRIGSDGNEEEISLDLVAVGDRLRVRPGEKVPVDGVVEDGRSSLDESMVTGESMPVTKAKADTVIGGTLNQTGALVIVADKVGRDTMLARIVQMVAEAQRSRAPIQRMADQVSGWFVPVVIAVAAVAFIAWGIWGPEPRFAYGLVAAVAVLIIACPCALGLATPMSIMVGVGRGAGLGVLIKNAEALEHMEKVDTLVVDKTGTLTEGRPAVTQVVPAPGFDEAELLRLAASVERASEHPLALAIVEAAKDRGIATSDVTDFDSPTGRGALGTVDGCRIVLGNARFLGDEGVATEALADQADALRRDGATAIFIGVDGTVGGAFAIADPVKATTPEALATLKAEGIRVVMLTGDNRTTAEAVARRLGIDEVEAEVLPDQKSAVVAKFKREGRVVAMAGDGVNDAPALAAADVGIAMGSGTDVAIESAGVTLLKGDLTGIVRARRLSQATMSNIRQNLVFAFIYNVAGVPVAAGALYPLFGILLSPIIAAAAMALSSVSVVTNALRLNRKAL
- the cueR gene encoding Cu(I)-responsive transcriptional regulator — its product is MNIGETSRQSGVSERMIRHYEKIGLIPAPARRGAGYRDYGERDLHRLRFIANARDLGFPIEEIRTLLSLWADTGRASAEVKRLALARADEFQRKAEALTALRDTLIDLAERCQGDERPDCPIIAELAAARSA
- a CDS encoding response regulator transcription factor, with product MGNKRVVHIVDDEETIRKALSFTLRTAGFAVEAYASGPEFLLSAEDAEKGCVVLDMHMPDMDGLQVQAELTRRGIDMPVVVLTGNGDPTLAVQAMKAGAADFLAKPVEKAALLGAIDRGFSWLESIARRASEQADALSKAARLTQRERAVLRGISRGYPNSLIADELGVTSRTVELHRASLMIKLNAQSLPDLLRIAFAVDLHESTENGHP